In the genome of Arabidopsis thaliana chromosome 4, partial sequence, the window ATTCggttttagtattttaaaGGTTCAAGCATGGGGAATATTTAAAAGGCtgatttgattggttattaagACTACATTTTTCTCTGCAGATCAGAACCGAGGAGATGGACTTGATTGCTGAAAGGGGCATTGCTGTTTACTACAATGGCAAGTCTCTATCTACTGGATTAGTTGGAAACGCGGTTCCTTTAGGTAGAAATTCAAGGGGGAAGACGGGTTGCCTCAACAATGCAGATTTTGCACTCAGGGTATTTACTGACCATATTCAGAATTAAAAAAGCAGAGAGACGTGCTAGATGTAGGCGTAATGTGTTCCTTTTTACCTTCCCAGTGTGATTTTAGTTATGACAGTTTATTTTTCCAGGTTGGGTGGCTAAATGCAATAAGGGAATGGCAAGAGGAGTTTGTGGGTAACATGAGCTCTAGAGAATTTGTGGATACCATTACGAGGGATCTTTTAGGTAGTCGTGTGTTTGTATTCACACCTAAAGGAGAGGTAAGGACTACTATACCTCAAAGCCTCTTTAACCATCATCtaacatttttatgtttttgattaaatgcTTTGGTGTTCTATTTGCAGATAAAGAACCTCCCGAAAGGGGCCACCGTTGTTGACTACGCTTATCTGATTCACACCGAAATCGGAAACAAGATGGTAGCAGCAAAGGTATTTTCCCTAGTTATGTCGTTCTTTCCATGATAACTTTGATTCTCGATTTGTTATCTTTGAAATAGAGACAACAATTGGACCAGACTTTAATGATACTTAATGGCTTGAAACTGCAGGTCAATGGTAATCTTGTTTCCCCAACTCACGTTCTTGAGAATGCTGAGGTCGTGGAGATAGTCACCTACAACGTTTGTACCTTTTTCCcttgcttttgttttaaatttctcCCTTTTCTTCTTGTCCTGCTTAGGAAAATTTTGATTGCCTTCATCATGTTCCACGGGCTCtcatgttttattattattgtcacATCACAGGCCCTCTCAAGTAAATCTGCTTTCCAAAGACATAAACAGTGGTTGCAACATGCCAAAACAAGGAGTGCAAGACACAAGATTATGAGGgtatgttatttttaattctttactTCATGCTAATTGGCTCACTATTTACTAATTCATGTCTCTCATCTTGTTCCAGTTCCTAAGGGAGCAAGCTGCACAATGTGCTGCCGAAATTACCCAGGATCAAGTGAATGACTTTGTGGCGGACTCTGATAGTGATGTGGAAGATCTCAcagaagattcaagaaagaGCCTACAATGGTGGGAGAAAATCCTCGTCAATGTTAAGCAATTCCAGTCACAAGACAAAAGTAGAGATACAACACCCGCTCCTCAAAACGGAAGCGTTTGGGCCCCAAAGGTGAATGGAAAACACAACAAAGCCATAAAGAACTCGAGTTCTGATGAGCCAGAGTTCCTCCTACCTGGAGATGGAATTGCCAGGATTTTACCTGCTAATATCCCTGCTTATAAGGAAGTGTTGCCCGGCTTAGACAGTTGGCGAGACAGTAAAATTGCCACATGGCATCATCTCGAAGGTCAGTCCATCGAATGGTTATGTGTAGTATCCATGGATCGCAAAGGTATGGGTATATTCGTTTTGTTTAGTCATGATTGATGATTCCAACAACTTACAAAGTAAATATGAACTCTTTGTTACATTTGGCAGGCATAATCGCAGAGGTTACAACAGTCCTCGCAGCTGAAGGCATTGCATTATGTTCTTGCGTGGTTCGTGGTTTTACTTTAAACCTTGCttctaaaaacattttatagtTCCTAACTACTCATCTTACAAAACTTATGGTTTATTGCAGGCCGAGATTGACAGAGGAAGAGGATTAGCAGTAATGTTATTTCAAATAGAAGCAAACATTGAAAGTTTGGTAATATGTCCTGTTGATCTAAACTCTCTTTTAactcttgtttttgttctttttggatCTTCGATCACTAAACACTAACCCGTGTCTCTATGGATCTGTAACTCACAGGTTAGTGTTTGCGCTAAGGTGGATTTAGTCTTGGGTGTGTTGGGATGGTCCAGTGGTTGTAGCTGGCCAAGATCAACAGAGAATGCTCAAGTTCTTGAGTGTTAAAGCCAAAGGACTCACGTTCTTGGCCTTGAAGTTTTGTCATGTTCACTGGAAAAATAAGCGTACTGAAGAAGAGAGTCTGGTTGCTCCATGTAGAGGTAGAGAGCTCTTAtaatattcttgaaaatatatatcactttgttttgaaaaacaaaagaaaaagagagtcaaATTCTTTTAGATGTGTTATGTTCAATAAATCAAGGTCATTGTATATAAAGACCAAAAGAGTGGGATGAACATACGATGTAATATGTAGATACTCCTGTAAAACATATACTTgcacatagaaaaaaaaaaattgaatgcaTTTCCCAAACAcggtttattttgtttttgttttcttgattcttttttaaaaaacaaaaaatttggacaaaaccaaagtaaaTCTAGAAATCAGGTTATTTATAGCTTAATATATCTTGGCCTAAGTAGAGAGGCAAACACCAACGATTTTTCCAATCTAAAAGTGAAATTATCCAATTAAAATTATGGCGGTTCTCAAAAATACCATTTCTTATGACCAATAAAATTCGAAAAATACCTCTGATTTTgccattttgatttttaaaaaattggattGTAAATTTAGGTTTGTGGTTTCCATCGACATGAAGACAATTTCTGATCTTGGGAAATAACTGGTAAAtatgattaagatttaattgataaaaacttagctttaatgttttggtttgtatttttaggtttttttccAAAAGTGTTTCTCTTTAGGATTATTGTCTCTAGGGATTTCAACATTTTGCAGGCTtagtttcatctttttttttattataataaatttcggatgccaaaaaaaacttgtttaagaaataaaaaaataaatatttttccaaatttatgatattttgaaactaaaaCTTGTGTAACATTTTATGGTAGttaactaaatattaataCCGATGCCTCCATGAGCTTCAACACAATTAAGTACGATCACCATTATGCATAGTCAAAATAAGCAGTTAGATGATTAGAACAAATCCAATAAACCCATACATTTaccaagaaaatattaaaacataagATACATGACAAAGTCATATATGCAACATGAAATataagataaagaaaacaaactcttAGATCATTTTGCAGACAACGTTATACGACGAATAATCAAACAAACGAAAAATGATTCTCCAAGAACATGTTAAATTTCATGTTCATCAGAAGATCATAATTAGTAGTAAGTAGGTTCAGACGTGTAGAAGAAAGGACCAGCCCAGTAAAGCTTGAAGCTCTTGTCTTGAAGAATACGGTACGTGCTCAATGGCTGTCCTCTAACACCTTTGTTCACATCGGTCGGAAAATCGCAATCAGCGAGTGGAGATTTGTAAAGGTAAGTTTTGCATTTGGTCACTGTCCTTCCTGCACGAAGCTGCGAAGGGAATATCGTGGCGATGAAGTAACCTTTAGCATCAGTTTTGCTGCTCAATATCGATATTGGAACTAACTCATTCCCATATGCATCGACCTTCACACACGCAATTCTTGCCGTTGCACCTGTcgcaaacaaacaacaatacGATATTCGTTTGGTTAGACCTTACTATGCTCTAATTTTCTCCTACCATTAGACCAATTCGTCTtggtatatataattaaagaagTTATGTTACCTTGAATTGGGTAAGTTTTGCCACCGGACTTGCACTTGATGATCCCTTCAACGGCGATGGGAATCAATTTTCCGGTCTCCGGGTCAGCTTCATTGCCGTAATAAGCAACTGAAGATATGATTAGAGATGAGAAGACGATGAGAGAAGCTGCAAATGAGAGGCGTGAGaaagccattttttttttttgcttgctTTGTTTATATGTTGCTTAAGCAAGTGaagttttttgaaaactaaCTATTGGGTTTTATAGATTAATTGCGTTGAAAAAGAAGgttaattttctaattaaattatttggttTAGTGTACATTAACTAATAAGAAAACGAGCAACTTGTAATagtaaaaccaaacaaaacttgaaataAGAACAACGTGTATGCACGGTAGACAATAGTGTTATTGTCCCGACGTGAGTCGCATTATAGTGTGTGGATTACCAATTCCAAAGACGGTTCTAACATTATGGATGGACAAGCATAtcagttttaacttttaaaagttCGGATGTCTCTAACAAATAAGGGCCTGACTGGTTTAAACGCAGCGGATGCGGTTGCGGTTGCGGGAGTTTGCGGAAACAGGCGGTTGCGGTTTCAAGCGTTATCAAGTGTTTTGAACGACTGGTTGAGCGTTTGATAATGAGTGCGTTTGCGGGAGTTTTATGATTGGTAAACCAGCGGGTGcgatagtaattaaataaaaaataaccaaaataaatataatatattactagtaaaagaaaaaaatacaatatattattatgataaattgataatattagaaaaattaaacatgcttaataattaaaaccataaataaaacattaaattcaaaaataaataaattttgtaagaaaaagcTTAGTACTTTATGCATTTGGTACATCACCAAAAATTGCATCAAGTAGTGTAATAAACTGTAAATAACGTTGAACTCGTGGGTTTTCCGGATTGCCTCTATACATATGATAAAGTTCTAACAAGAAACGGGTCATCTCGTCTGaccaaataattttctaatcgagaaaacaaatcaaaacatgtattcaatcaaaaaactcaaaaaaatacaaaataaataaaatgacgATGCCATAAAATACTCAGAGAATTACACTAGCTAATGAATGGATGAAAGGATAGATCATACTTacgtttgattcttgattttgattttgattttcgttAGTTTGGGTAGATGCCATAATTGAGAGAATAGGGTTTCAATATATTGATTAGGATTTTCTGATAAGAATAAGATATATAGGGTTTGGGTGGAagacataattattttagttaattaaaaaaaaaaattaacctaACCGCTACCGCCCGCAACCGCAAACGCTTGCGGGAAGGAACTTTTAAAATATGGCGATTTCGAGCGGTCCAAAGCGGTATCTAACGGTTTTTATGATTGGTGTCAAACGCTAACAACTGCTACCACCCGCAAACGCAGCGTTTGCGGGTGACAGAGGGAGAACCAATCAAGCTCTAAGACTAATCGGACCAATTTAGCAACTTGTGTGCTTCGATGTGTTGGACTGGGCTAGATTGGGCCCAAATAGCCTGTTTTAACATTCCCAAAGATCCAAacaattccttcttctttcttccgaACAATTCAATGTAGATCCGAGCGAATCTCCTAAATTACTAAAATGCACAATTGTGCTCAGCTTACCAAAAAGGCCCAAAAGACCAAAACATATtctgattttttctctttagatACAATAAAAGTAATTTATATAGATTAGAGGCCCAATAAGGTTCACGTAGGCCCAAACATATTAAAAGTAACTCAGAAGAGatccatcaaaattttgattcacACATCTGTTTaggaattaaaaatattatttgatcgGTTATTCATTCCTTTTCATGAAATCAtgcaaaaaatcaaaaatcatttttttctctagaaACTACGTGGCGAGAAAGCAGAGCACCAGTTGTCTTCTTGCTCTGATTATCTCGTTGAAACCGCTTTCAAAGCAGAGCAAAAGAGACGACACCGGAGCCTCCACTGCTTTACTTTTCCTTTAAACTGTGACTGCtttcatttatataataaaatacataCACTCTCAGAGTCACATGTACTCTCCTCTAACATAAACACGTCACTTGTAGCGAAAACAGtatcaagaaaaagagaagatcaaacacgtcttcttttctctctctctctttgtcgCCTAAAATTCCAGAATCACTCTGCTTTTTACCCTTTTAATCAAtgatttttccttttagtAGCAATCGTTGGTGATTcgaaaaaccaaacttttctCGGACTAggattctagggttttagtgATCATCTGAATATTCATGGCAAACCCTAAGCTCACTAGGGTTCTAAGCACAAGGGATCGCGTGCAAGACACGCTTTCCGCTCACCGCAACGAACTCGTTGCTCTTCTCTCCAGGTTCGTCGTCAAGATCCTTATTCCCCTGTTTCTTTCTCCCGGCAAAGCtcgtttctttttaatttagtttcttaTTGGTTTTGTGAAGGTATGTGGATCAGGGGAAAGGGATTCTTCAACCACATAACTTAATTGACGAACTCGAATCTGTTATCGGAGAcgatgaaacaaagaagagtCTCTCTGATGGTCCTTTTGGAGAGATCCTTAAATCAGcaatggtaaaaaaaacttttcctcttcttcaaaatTCATCTTGAAACTAATAATagattgttaattttggtGTAGGAAGCTATAGTTGTACCACCTTTTGTTGCGTTAGCCGTTAGACCAAGACCTGGTGTTTGGGAATATGTTCGTGTTAATGTCTTCGAGCTAAGTGTTGAACAATTAACAGTCTCTGAGTATCTTCGTTTCAAAGAAGAACTCGTTGATGGACCTAATAGTGACCCTTTTTGTCTTGAGCTTGATTTCGAGCCCTTTAACGCAAACGTGCCACGTCCTTCTCGTTCGTCTTCGATTGGTAATGGAGTTCAGTTTCTGAATCGTCACTTGTCTTCTGTTATGTTCCGTAACAAAGATTGCTTGGAGCCTCTGCTTGATTTCCTTAGAGTTCATAAGTACAAAGGTCATGTAAGTTTCCTATAAAACCTCTTTAGTTGCTAATTAAAGATGTTATGAAACTGCTGAAAATTGTAAGTTTTTCACTTTGTTCGCAGCCGTTGATGTTGAATGATCGGATTCAAAGCATATCTAGGCTTCAAATCCAGCTTAGTAAAGCAGAAGATCATATCTCTAAGCTTTCACAAGAAACTCCGTTCTCGGAATTCGAATACGCGTTGCAAGGAATGGGTTTTGAGAAAGGATGGGGAGATACCGCAGGGAGAGTTCTTGAAATGATGCATCTTCTCTCTGATATTCTTCAAGCTCCTGATCCTTCGTCCTTGGAGAAGTTTCTTGGGATGGTACCAATGGTTTTCAACGTTGTGATCTTATCTCCACATGGATATTTCGGGCAAGCCAATGTTTTAGGCTTACCTGACACTGGTGGACAAGTATCTCCCTAAACCCCTACGTTTAATTTGTCTTTCGGATTTCGATTATCATTTAAAAGTTCTTCGATGTCTCAGGTTGTCTATATTCTTGACCAAGTCCGTGCCCTTGAGACTGAAATGCTGTTGAGAATAAAGAGACAGGGGTTGGATATATCACCTAGTATTCTTATTGTAAGCATGTTTTGGTCATTGCAGGTTCTTAATGACTAATATCAATATCTGAAACTGTGTTTATAGACTacaacttttttcttccttgttttcCAAGGTAACTAGGTTGATACCGGATGCTAAAGGAACTACGTGTAACCAGCGGTTAGAGAGAGTCAGCGGAACAGAGCATACTCATATTCTCCGGGTTCCTTTTAGGTCTGAGAAAGGAATCCTCCGTAAGTGGATTTCAAGATTCGACGTATGGCCTTATCTAGAGAACTATGCTCAGGATGCAGCAAGCGAGATTGTCGGTGAATTGCAAGGCGTACCGGACTTTATCATCGGTAACTATAGTGACGGAAACCTTGTTGCATCGTTAATGGCACATAGAATGGGTGTTACACAAGTAAGAGTTTCATGTTTTTCAGATGTTGTTGTATGTTGTGTTTGCTTATGGAACATCtcatatttggattttttgaatctttgataTGAACAGTGTACTATTGCACATGCTTTGGAGAAAACCAAGTATCCAGATTCAGACATTTACTGGAAAGACTTCGACAACAAGTATCATTTCTCTTGTCAATTCACAGCTGATCTTATCGCAATGAACAACGCAGATTTCATCATCACAAGCACTTACCAAGAAATCGCAGGAACGTACGTGACTtgttatatcaaaattttcaggtTCTTATACGCAATACTAATATTATTTGCTCAGGAAGAACACCGTCGGTCAATATGAAAGCCACGGGGCTTTTACGCTCCCGGGACTATATAGAGTAGTACACGGCATCGATGTGTTTGATCCGAAGTTCAACATAGTCTCGCCCGGTGCAGACATGACCATATATTTCCCGTATTCCGAAGAAACTAGGAGACTTACAGCTTTACATGGTTCAATAGAGGAAATGCTCTATAGCCCTGACCAGACTGATGAGCATGTGTAAGTTATTGGCATTCTGTTATTCAATATGGTTCACTTCGGTTCTTAATTGGTTTTGGGAATTCATAACCAGGAAACCAAATACTTTCCGGTTTGGTTTGGCAACATTtcagtttattttttgggttggGTTATATTTTGCAGCGGTACACTGAGTGATCGATCAAAGCCAATACTCTTCTCTATGGCGAGGCTCGACAAAGTGAAGAACATCTCCGGTTTAGTTGAGATGTATAGTAAGAACACAAAGTTGAGGGAGCTGGTTAATCTGGTTGTAATAGCTGGTAACATTGATGTGAACAAGTCCAAAGATAGAGAAGAAATCGTAGAGATTGAGAAAATGCATAACCTTATGAAGAATTACAAGCTTGATGGACAGTTTCGTTGGATAACTGCTCAGACTAACCGAGCTCGAAATGGTGAGCTTTACCGCTACATCGCGGATACAAGAGGTGCTTTTGCTCAGGTAATTGGAAttcaattttttggtttggttatttcgtttttttgaTTCGGTTCGATTCGGTTTGGATAACTTAGGAACTTAATCTAAACATTGATttgttcatataaaattaagCTAATATAATGTCATTATGTAGTTAAAAGATATGagtgttttatattttagtctGTTAggctatatatatagctatGAAAAGAATGATTAATATTTAAAGTGACATTTCTTGTATGATATATTTAGCCTGCGTTCTACGAGGCTTTTGGACTTACGGTAGTGGAAGCGATGACTTGCGGGCTCCCGACTTTTGCCACTTGTCACGGTGGTCCAGCAGAGATCATCGAGCACGGGCTCTCGGGTTTCCACATCGATCCATACCATCCTGAGCAAGCGGGTAACATAATGGCTGATTTCTTTGAACGTTGTAAGGAAGATCCAAACCATTGGAAGAAAGTATCAGACGCTGGTCTCCAAAGGATATACgaaaggtaacaaaaaaaacctaaGACAAAACGGTTGATTGTTTCTTAGTTAATCATGTTTAATTTAAACTTGCTATGGTTTGTGTAGGTACACATGGAAGATATACTCGGAGAGATTGATGACACTAGCTGGTGTGTATGGTTTCTGGAAATACGTATCGAAATTGGAGCGTCGTGAGACTCGGCGATATCTTGAAATGTTCTACATTCTCAAATTCCGCGACTTGGTCACAATTCACAaacactttcttcttcttccatataAGATCTCAAGGATCTCATTTAACTTATGATTTGTTCTATTTGTTTCAGGTGAAAACTGTTCCTTCAACCGCCGATGACTGACCCGGTTCAGCGTTGGATGAAGTGTTGGACtgtaaaaaagaataaatgatGAGTAACTTTGGCTATGTACCCTATGTTGTGTGTATGTATGAAAGGAAGAATTTGTTCCATCTTCCATGGAGTAATTACGAATTTGGTGGTACTTTTGTGTTGTCTCATGTGTGTCTGACTGACATGTTGAAGATTATTCACGTGAAGTT includes:
- the RHS13 gene encoding root hair specific 13 (root hair specific 13 (RHS13); FUNCTIONS IN: molecular_function unknown; INVOLVED IN: biological_process unknown; LOCATED IN: endomembrane system; EXPRESSED IN: hypocotyl, root hair, root; CONTAINS InterPro DOMAIN/s: Pollen Ole e 1 allergen/extensin (InterPro:IPR006041); BEST Arabidopsis thaliana protein match is: Pollen Ole e 1 allergen and extensin family protein (TAIR:AT2G47540.1); Has 108 Blast hits to 108 proteins in 21 species: Archae - 0; Bacteria - 0; Metazoa - 0; Fungi - 0; Plants - 108; Viruses - 0; Other Eukaryotes - 0 (source: NCBI BLink).); translation: MAFSRLSFAASLIVFSSLIISSVAYYGNEADPETGKLIPIAVEGIIKCKSGGKTYPIQGATARIACVKVDAYGNELVPISILSSKTDAKGYFIATIFPSQLRAGRTVTKCKTYLYKSPLADCDFPTDVNKGVRGQPLSTYRILQDKSFKLYWAGPFFYTSEPTYY
- the SUS3 gene encoding sucrose synthase 3 (sucrose synthase 3 (SUS3); CONTAINS InterPro DOMAIN/s: Sucrose synthase, plant/cyanobacteria (InterPro:IPR012820), Sucrose synthase (InterPro:IPR000368), Glycosyl transferase, group 1 (InterPro:IPR001296); BEST Arabidopsis thaliana protein match is: sucrose synthase 2 (TAIR:AT5G49190.1); Has 6506 Blast hits to 6505 proteins in 1621 species: Archae - 256; Bacteria - 4351; Metazoa - 95; Fungi - 50; Plants - 824; Viruses - 0; Other Eukaryotes - 930 (source: NCBI BLink).) — translated: MANPKLTRVLSTRDRVQDTLSAHRNELVALLSRYVDQGKGILQPHNLIDELESVIGDDETKKSLSDGPFGEILKSAMEAIVVPPFVALAVRPRPGVWEYVRVNVFELSVEQLTVSEYLRFKEELVDGPNSDPFCLELDFEPFNANVPRPSRSSSIGNGVQFLNRHLSSVMFRNKDCLEPLLDFLRVHKYKGHPLMLNDRIQSISRLQIQLSKAEDHISKLSQETPFSEFEYALQGMGFEKGWGDTAGRVLEMMHLLSDILQAPDPSSLEKFLGMVPMVFNVVILSPHGYFGQANVLGLPDTGGQVVYILDQVRALETEMLLRIKRQGLDISPSILIVTRLIPDAKGTTCNQRLERVSGTEHTHILRVPFRSEKGILRKWISRFDVWPYLENYAQDAASEIVGELQGVPDFIIGNYSDGNLVASLMAHRMGVTQCTIAHALEKTKYPDSDIYWKDFDNKYHFSCQFTADLIAMNNADFIITSTYQEIAGTKNTVGQYESHGAFTLPGLYRVVHGIDVFDPKFNIVSPGADMTIYFPYSEETRRLTALHGSIEEMLYSPDQTDEHVGTLSDRSKPILFSMARLDKVKNISGLVEMYSKNTKLRELVNLVVIAGNIDVNKSKDREEIVEIEKMHNLMKNYKLDGQFRWITAQTNRARNGELYRYIADTRGAFAQPAFYEAFGLTVVEAMTCGLPTFATCHGGPAEIIEHGLSGFHIDPYHPEQAGNIMADFFERCKEDPNHWKKVSDAGLQRIYERYTWKIYSERLMTLAGVYGFWKYVSKLERRETRRYLEMFYILKFRDLVKTVPSTADD